The region cgCACCGAGTAGCCATGTGGGAGAGGTAGCTGAAGATAAGCTACccaaaggaaatgggaaaagaaaaagcgaTGCTGAAGGTGGCAACGCAAAGAAAAAGTCCAAAGTGTCAAAAGAACAAattgcagcagaagaaaatcaaagacaAACCAGGTCGAAGAGGAAAGCAACAGGAGAAAAGCTGGAGAATCAAAGTGATGCCATTGCCAAGTGTTCCACTGAGAACGAGAGCGCAAAGCCAACGCAGAAGAAGTCACGACTTAAATTAAACTGGTTAAAATCCTCATGCAAACAGCCAAGTATTCTGTCCAAATTTTATAGTCTGGGGAAGTTAAGTACAAATTTGGGATCCAAAGACCCAGAGTACGATGACTGTGAGCTTGAAGAGTCATCTGCCAAGTGTGAAAATGGTAACGATATTAAAGAAGAAGATGGTCATGAACCAGCATCTCCTGTGGAAAGCCATACTgaaaaaggaactgaaaaagaaccaaaaaaggAAGGTTGGTGAACAAGTGAATGGGCTTAAAATTAGTATGGTATGGTTAGGAAAGTACTCTGCACTGGAAGTCAGCCTTGAGATTACATTGCAAGCAGAGCTCTCTAAGTCTGGAGTTACATTTTCAggaattgaaaaatattttaatgaatttggTTTTGCATATTTGTAACTTTCGTTTTCTACCTTGACTTGTTTAGCTTAGGTTATCAAAGGTCTTTCTCTAACATCATGCAATCGCTGttcaacataaaaatattaCCAGGCTTATATTCTCACTAATATTCTTACTAATTATTGTCGTCTCTAGAAATAGGAAGGGAATTAAAAATGTAGAAGAGTATTAtttacaggagaaaacaaagtgaaatcCTATGGGCTACGGATTTGTGTCCTTACAAGCAGTGTTCTCTCTGTAGCTCCCTATTGTAGGATGTATGCGAAGTGGCTGACAGGTATGGATTTTGTTAGTGTCAGTAAGAGAATACAACCCTTGAGGGAAGAGGTGCAGTGCAGTagggctttgaggtcccttccagcccagctgTCCTGTGACTCTATGATGATTCTCTGACACTGTGAAAACCACACGTGATAAGCAGCTTTTTGGAATCCCTGTGGCACCATGTCTGTAACACTTGATTTTTCCTTGAAGAATAGCCAGGTTCTGTAGTATCTTTTGAATAAAGCACATGTTGGTAAGTGATGCGGCATATACTTTCTCTAGGTACAGAGTTGGCTGTTTTTGAACTAGTGGAGAAATTGTTCCAGGGCCAGTTAGTACTGAGAACGCGATGCTTGGAGTGCGAGTGCTTTACTGAAAGAAGAGAGGACTTCCAGGACATCAGTGTTCCAGTGCAAGAAGATGAACTTTCTAAAACTGAAGAAAGTTCTGAAAGTAAGTAATGATCAAACAGGGGGGTGTGTGTTTCTGCTTCAGATAGCTGTAGAGGGAGGACAGTGCTGTGTTTATCAAGGAATACTGCTCTTGTTTGTGCCGGCTAACACTAGGGGTTGTTCTCTAATCTCTTGTCCTGATTAACTTCTGACtttgcaaacacagcactgaTAACATAGGCGGATCCAGACAGTGTTAAAGTTGCCTCAGATCTCAATAGGTAACAGGCAGCTTACAGTCCTTCACTTATGTATGCATTTTCCTGCTTATAAACAGGTATTTACTTCTTATCTGGGTCTGCCCTTCCCTGGTAAAAGATGACTTTAAACTGAAGGATAAGCGGAAGAAATAttagcatttttcttaaaataaatgaaatgtacTTCAGGAAttgattgtgttttttttttttttttttttcatttcttttttcattttcatttcttctgtcaTTGCCTTAATGCTGTGGGGAAATGTTCCCTGGTGCGTCCCACAGCTGGCAGTGATCCATGCTCAGTTTTTAGATGAGCAGCTGCATTGTGATGTTCTGAATTCTAAATAAATCACCTTTAGTCCCCATGGACTTGATTCAGAGCAGCTCCCACTCTTTGCCTTCCCCATTTTGCTGTGGGACTGCTGAGTTTACAGGTACACTGGTAGCGTCCACGTGGAAAATGCTACTGATGGCAGAGGTGACCTCGTTAATGGGGAGGCTGTCGGGGGGGGGTGAGATGTAAGGAATGAAGGGGAGATGCCCGGTTATTTTGGAAGCTTGCTGTAGGGAATAAAATCCTGGTCTCAAACACGTGCCTTATTTCTGGACATGGCAGTGGGATCAGTACACACAACCTGAAGGCAAGCTTTGGGAAACCTGTATGTTTTAAGTAAGAGTATCCATTAAGTGCTGTTTGCATCCTTTCCTGAAATGACTGGGAGAGCTGAACGGACTTTGTTTCACACGCATTGGGTATTCTTTAGTGTTGTCAGCAGTTCTTGAACACATCAGAACTTGATGCCatcttgttttggttttgttccgGTGGGATTCCTTGGAAGTGTAAATAATAGTGTGTCTGTGAATGTAATGATTCTCTTTCAGTTTCTCCAGAGccaaaaacagaaatgaagactCTGAAATGGGCAATTTCACAGTTTGCATCGGTGGAAAGGATTGTGGGAGAGGATAAGTACTTCTGCGAGAACTGCCATCATTACACAGAAGCGGAGCGCAGCCTTTTATTTGATAAAATGCCTGAAGTTATAACAATTCATTTGAAGTGCTTTGCTGCTAGTGGCTTAGAGTGAGTATGCCAATACACTCTATTACAAAACTGTGCTGTGGAAAGGGAAATGGTGTACTGGAAGTGTACAGGACCTTTGGCACTTGACACATAGCAAACAGGAGTTCACTGATTTGCCACAGGACGCTGTAGAACGAGTGCTGCTAACTGAGGTCCACATCAACATGGTTTGTGAAATACCTTAGTATAACCCTTGAAAATAGTTACTTTTTGCAGGTAGTTTATCATGATTTGTTGGAAGTGGAATTAGTAGCTGTTGTTAGGACTATCTTTCTGACAAAGTAGACAGGAGAACTTCCTCTGAGGGCTCCTACTGTTTTTCCCATGATTTCAGGATTGTAACATAGAACATAGGTTTTGTTAGCGTTGTAACAGTCACaacaagcagagcagaacaagGCAACTAAGTTGTGCACCTGTTAGAATGTGTCACATTGCTACTGAGTAGCCTTTGGTGCCAGATGGAGCGGCTGTGTGATGAGGTTATTGAAAAAATACAACCCAAGGTGCCCATCTGAGAGAAAAGCTGGCTGTTCTGTTCACTTTGTTCCTAcgtctgctgctgtgcttctatGAGAAGTACCTGGCTGGAGCTTGCAGGTTCCCCAGCAGCATGCTGAGTTGCTTACCTCTCCTGGCAGCCTTCAGGTCCTTGCTTCAAAAGTCCAAGACCTATAATGCAGTCTCTTGTGGTCTTCTTCCCATGTCCTTTGACTCATGTCCTGCATTTCCTGCCAAGTGCTGGCAGCCAGAGGTTAAGGAAGTCAGAGTGGGAAAATGAGACGCAGTCCTGGAGTCAGCGATGGAGCTGAAACTGTAGAAGATTGCTTCTCGGTTTTTGGCTTGGACGTTTTACTCTGGACAAAACAGTGGCATTTTTGAACATCTTGATTTGGAGTAATAAAGCACAGCTGCAAATCAGGTGGGGAAGAGCCAAGGAtagtaaataaaaacactgGCTCCCTCTGTAGCACTCGGAGTCACTGCTGTTACAGCGTATTTGGAACTGTAAGCTTTGATGGAGCTTTCCCAAGTTCACTTAGGTAAACTGGTAATGTTTATTGTAACAGTACTGGTTTCCCCAGGGCTGAGACTGCAGTAGTCTGTCCTACAAGTAGTAGCGGCCTCTTCTTGCCTTGAACTAACATTCTAAACTGAGAATGTTCACATAATTGTTCTCTTAGCCCTGATAAAACTGTTGAAaaccttctctgcttctcagttGTGCTCTACTGAGTTTCGTGACAACTGAGTTTTAAATAAGAAGTGAAGCAGAAAGCGCTGATAATGTAACTGTTTGCTGCTGGTAGGGCTTTGCTCCCTTTTCTAGAGGGTGGTTTGCAAAGTGATTCTTTAACAATAAAGCATCCACTGTAAAAATGTGCTAGCCTGGGGCTGAGTAATTGTTTGGGGAGGGCGGGGAGGGGAAGCACCGGGACTGGCTGCAAATAGACCTGTGTTCACAGGAGAGCCTTGAAGTGAGAGGTAGCAGGCTGTATCAGGTGGTTCACTGAgtgcttccttccttttaatAAAGTCTAACCGTAAGGTTTTCTAATAGTCACACTTGCTAATTAGCAAGAGCAATGCTGACACCATTATGAATCTGTTCCTGGGTTATCCAGTGTCTTGTGGATTAGGACAGTTGCAGTAAGATGGCTTATGCCTTCAAGGTCTGGGATAACGTGAGGCATTAATTCAACACAGTGAGAGAAATTCCACTAATTCACGGCTCCAAAAGGTGGAGTTGCAAAGTTGCTTTTGTTGTGTATGAGCCAGAGGAGACAGGGCACTTGGCACACCATTTTTGTCTTCAGATTCTTATCATTAAGGTTAACATGATTGTCCTGCATGCTCGTGGATCTGGATTTCTGATCCAGAGCATTTGTAAGCCATTCCTGTTCCTTGAGTCCTCTGAATACCTCTTCCTGCCTTTCAGAAGACTTACGCTGTGTTATTTCTGATGATACCccctgctctgtttcttttggTGCGGTGAAATGCTCATGGTGAGCCTACATATAAGATGAGGAGGGACTGGAATTGATCAGACTTGAGTGATCGAGCACAgctgtgcatgtgtgcacaAGGGTTTATGGTGGTGAACAGCAGAACAattaaaagcacagcagaatCAAGACCAAACCCCGTAAAACAGAAGTAATATTCTGTGATGTCAGTATTGATGTCCTACCTATGTTTTCCTGGGACTAAAAGTAGTTATCatgcctgctgtagggggcctaCTTtgcaagggggttggactcaatcaCTGGAGATCctttccagcccctacaattctgtgattaccTTTCCTTACAGTAAAATGTAAGTTGGATAATTGTAATTAGCTCTTTGGAAGCTCCGTTTTGTCTGCATTCTGCACTGTTTTTCCCTATAAAATCCTTACAGCTGAGAAAGGCCAAATCTATTGGGACATCAGGAAATAGCGTTAAATAAAGAGGTGAATTCTGTTGGGCTGATGCAATATGTAAATCACGTAAGCTCAGGTTATGTGCAGTAATGCAAAAGAGGTGATGAAGTTCCAGCACTTTCTTCCTGAACTCTTCAGAAGTTCTTAATTACAATGAAAGCACTTAAAACTTCTCTCATTGTAAATTTGTGAACAGTGAACAACTGCTCAGTAGTTGTGCAACACAGGATGCTTCTCCCAACTAAATCAAGTAGAACTGTTTAAAGAAACTGATTAAGGTGGGGCAGTTAATGAGGGATTCCTGGTAATACATTACTAACTTAATCATCCGTAGAAAACTGTTGTTGTGTATGTCTTTATTATAGGAATGCAGACTCGATGCCTGGGGTACTTAAAGCAATACTTGCTGCGTGCTGAGGGGTctaactttgtttttcttctgaaggttTGATTGCTACGGCGGACTGTCGAAGATAAACACTCCCTTACTGACGCCACTCAAACTGTCACTGGAAGAATGGAGCACAAAGCCAACCAATGACACCTATGGGTTATTTGCAGTGGTGATGCACAGTGGCATTACAATTAGCAGCGGACACTACACAGCTTCTGTCAAAATCACAGATCTCAACAGCCTGGAGTTAGACAAGGGAAACTTCATCACTGCCCAAATGTGCGAAACCATTAAACCAGAACCACTGAATGAGGAGGAAGCAAGGACTGCTGCTGAAGACTACGATGATGGTGAAGTCTCTTTTAGGGTCAACGGCAATGCACAGCCAGGTAAAGTTCTGAACAAAAAGAACATGGAAGCTGTGGGACTTCTTGGGGGACAGAAGAGCAAGTCTGACTGTGACCTGTACAGCAAACCAGCAAGCAGCGAGAAGGTTCTCAGTATAGTTACTGAGAACAGAAACCCCGAGTCTGCCCCTGCTAATGGCAGCGTGGAGTGCAGCACTGAACGCGGCGATCAGAACGGGGTTGCTTTCAGTGgactggaaaacaaagctctgTACGTCCTGCAGAGCCTGAAAGAGTACGAAGGGAAGTGGTTGCTTTTTGATGATTCTGAAGTGAAAGTTACAGAGGAAAAGGACTTCCTGAATTCTCTGTCTCCCACGTCGTCATCTACATCAACTCCTTACCTACTGTTTTATAAGAAAATTGTAGAGTGATACTGTATTTTGACTGTAAATATTAGGGACTTGCATACACCTGTTGTCTGATTTGCATCAGGACTACCTGGAAGAAAGAGATGTTTGGTTTTGAAGCTACTGGATCCtacatttctgctctgtgcattcTGTGTAAGTGGCTCAACTTGAATTCATGACACAGAACTTACTTAACTCACCTACAACTTTTATGCTGGAGAATAGTGATATTACCTTTTAGAAATACCGATTTGTATAGTTCCTAAACGATGCCTCCAATACACAGTAGTGGTTTTAACACAGCTCTAGTTCTCAGACATGCCTCTTGTATtattagcttttttttaataaaagttattTGTATCCATATTCTGGACTAAATGTATATGAACTAGCAAGTTTCATCAGAAGTTGTGTATTTTTGTACCCTGGGAAGTAATACTTCATATATAGTCTTTGAGTAATCGATGTGGTTTACTGACAAACTGCTCCTTACCCCCTTCTATACTGCTTTGTGCATCTCCAACACAGGAAAAGAGCTTTcactttaaagaagaaaactgaacttAACAGAAATGTTTGAATGGTCGAATTTGCATCTTGTTGCATTGATGTTAAATGGGCAAAGTGTGTAAATAGGTGTGATTAATAATACTTCAAAACAGAGAGTGTGTAGtgtaattaaaatacttttgtaCTTCTTAAGAGGAAAGCCCTTTAATATGCATATCTGTTTGGGTGGATTTGGAGTTTAGTGGTGAACATATAACAGTTAATTTGTACTTAGAGCTCACCAGAAGgtgggaaaatgaaaacatttggctTGATGCTTTGTTGAGAATgtatatatgaaataaaaaaagaacaatatgGTATGCATTGGAGATGACTAGATCAGACTTCTGTGCTGGGACAGGAAAGAGGGGAAGTGGCTGGGCACCATTACCAAAAAGGCTGGGAAATGATCTGTCTTAATGAAATGGATGATGAGTGAGTGCTTTATACAAAGAGCATTCCCTGCTGTTATCTATCTGGTTCTTGTGCAGCATACCCTGCTGGGAAAGGACTTGATGACTACAAGTTGGGTTTGGAGGCGAGGGAAAGAGAAACGAGGGTTACTGTGAAAGCAAATGACGTGTTTGATACAAAGTAGTAgagactgaacaatcccaagTCCTATATTGGATGCTACAAGGTTAAGCAGTATCCTGTAAGTTGCAGAGAACTAAAAACTGCATGGCATGAGATGCGTTCGTGTCACTTCTGCTGTCAGAGCATGTATGGAATGACATAACgtgctgctgcagagacagACAAGGGAAGGTGCACAACATGTGAGTGTGCCCTGGTTTTCAGAGTATGTTTAAGGTTTATCAAATACAAATTAACTTCACTAACTTACAAGGAAAGCCTTAGAGCCCTGCACCTAGTTTATTCTCCACTACTTTGTTCATTGACCATCTTTTA is a window of Gallus gallus isolate bGalGal1 chromosome 8, bGalGal1.mat.broiler.GRCg7b, whole genome shotgun sequence DNA encoding:
- the USP1 gene encoding ubiquitin carboxyl-terminal hydrolase 1 isoform X1 yields the protein MLPFVGLNNLGNTCYLNSVLQVLYFCPGFKTGVKHLYNIISKKKESLKDEGELKAEKGNCKEDPLASYELICSLHSLILSVEQLQASFLLNPEKYTDELATQPRRLLNTLRELNPMYEGYLQHDAQEVLQCILGNIQETCQLLKKEELNKLPLEEPKAKVEEKINPNSESNGTGNSAEEEEENAPSSHVGEVAEDKLPKGNGKRKSDAEGGNAKKKSKVSKEQIAAEENQRQTRSKRKATGEKLENQSDAIAKCSTENESAKPTQKKSRLKLNWLKSSCKQPSILSKFYSLGKLSTNLGSKDPEYDDCELEESSAKCENGNDIKEEDGHEPASPVESHTEKGTEKEPKKEGTELAVFELVEKLFQGQLVLRTRCLECECFTERREDFQDISVPVQEDELSKTEESSEISPEPKTEMKTLKWAISQFASVERIVGEDKYFCENCHHYTEAERSLLFDKMPEVITIHLKCFAASGLEFDCYGGLSKINTPLLTPLKLSLEEWSTKPTNDTYGLFAVVMHSGITISSGHYTASVKITDLNSLELDKGNFITAQMCETIKPEPLNEEEARTAAEDYDDGEVSFRVNGNAQPGKVLNKKNMEAVGLLGGQKSKSDCDLYSKPASSEKVLSIVTENRNPESAPANGSVECSTERGDQNGVAFSGLENKALYVLQSLKEYEGKWLLFDDSEVKVTEEKDFLNSLSPTSSSTSTPYLLFYKKIVE
- the USP1 gene encoding ubiquitin carboxyl-terminal hydrolase 1, with protein sequence MPGVLPSDGSAPPRGSPSRKNRLSLKLFQKKEAKRALDFTEPPENEQKGAELRGAEIDQVVPAAQPPSLVSCEKKDNMLPFVGLNNLGNTCYLNSVLQVLYFCPGFKTGVKHLYNIISKKKESLKDEGELKAEKGNCKEDPLASYELICSLHSLILSVEQLQASFLLNPEKYTDELATQPRRLLNTLRELNPMYEGYLQHDAQEVLQCILGNIQETCQLLKKEELNKLPLEEPKAKVEEKINPNSESNGTGNSAEEEEENAPSSHVGEVAEDKLPKGNGKRKSDAEGGNAKKKSKVSKEQIAAEENQRQTRSKRKATGEKLENQSDAIAKCSTENESAKPTQKKSRLKLNWLKSSCKQPSILSKFYSLGKLSTNLGSKDPEYDDCELEESSAKCENGNDIKEEDGHEPASPVESHTEKGTEKEPKKEGTELAVFELVEKLFQGQLVLRTRCLECECFTERREDFQDISVPVQEDELSKTEESSEISPEPKTEMKTLKWAISQFASVERIVGEDKYFCENCHHYTEAERSLLFDKMPEVITIHLKCFAASGLEFDCYGGLSKINTPLLTPLKLSLEEWSTKPTNDTYGLFAVVMHSGITISSGHYTASVKITDLNSLELDKGNFITAQMCETIKPEPLNEEEARTAAEDYDDGEVSFRVNGNAQPGKVLNKKNMEAVGLLGGQKSKSDCDLYSKPASSEKVLSIVTENRNPESAPANGSVECSTERGDQNGVAFSGLENKALYVLQSLKEYEGKWLLFDDSEVKVTEEKDFLNSLSPTSSSTSTPYLLFYKKIVE